From the Leptolyngbya sp. O-77 genome, one window contains:
- a CDS encoding DUF2281 domain-containing protein has translation MLQPAIVEKLEKLPEPLQTEVLHYIEFLLDKYVPDVSVQVEPKKRKAGLLKGKIWMADDFDAPLEDLKDYM, from the coding sequence ATGCTCCAGCCAGCGATTGTAGAAAAGCTAGAGAAATTACCTGAACCTTTGCAAACAGAAGTCCTGCACTATATCGAGTTCTTGCTAGATAAATACGTCCCGGACGTGTCTGTGCAGGTTGAACCTAAGAAACGCAAAGCAGGTTTATTGAAAGGGAAGATTTGGATGGCAGATGATTTCGACGCTCCTCTTGAGGACTTAAAGGATTATATGTAA
- a CDS encoding type II toxin-antitoxin system VapC family toxin: MLFDTHVLLWFLEDDPRLPPQIKQMIEVSNDVFVSIIALLEVAIKISVGKLELQLEFQKLTGFLADLDIKILTISFEDIKRYVDLPLCHRDPFDRMLIAQSINHAMSIVSADSAFDAYPIRRLWA, from the coding sequence ATGCTATTCGATACTCATGTCCTTCTTTGGTTTCTAGAAGATGATCCCAGGCTGCCTCCACAAATTAAGCAGATGATTGAGGTCAGCAATGATGTTTTTGTTAGCATTATTGCCCTATTGGAAGTCGCTATAAAAATTTCTGTTGGTAAACTGGAATTACAACTTGAGTTTCAAAAACTAACAGGTTTTCTAGCCGATCTTGATATTAAAATTCTGACGATTTCTTTTGAAGACATCAAGCGATATGTTGATCTACCGCTTTGCCATCGAGATCCGTTTGATCGGATGCTGATTGCCCAATCCATTAACCACGCTATGAGTATTGTCAGCGCTGATTCGGCGTTTGATGCGTATCCGATTCGGCGGTTGTGGGCATGA
- a CDS encoding riboflavin synthase, with the protein MFTGLIQTLGTLSTLSETEVQVTCKDARLLRDLELGDSVAVDGVCLTVMRCLADGFVAAVSPETLDRTALGRRNVEMPVNLEASLRVGSKLGGHFVTGHVDGAGYLESAVPTETSWEMRFSVRDRRVARYIVPKGSIAVNGISLTVADCDAAGSWFTVAVIPLTYAETNLQHLKPGDRVNLEGDILGKYVEKFLRLGDATPFEAQGFEAQGTEDALPDSLTPAFLAEHGYL; encoded by the coding sequence GTGTTCACTGGACTGATTCAAACGCTCGGAACCCTGTCTACTCTCAGCGAAACGGAGGTGCAAGTGACCTGCAAGGATGCTCGCCTGCTCCGCGATTTGGAACTAGGGGACAGCGTGGCGGTAGACGGCGTTTGCTTGACGGTGATGCGCTGTTTGGCGGATGGCTTTGTGGCGGCCGTGTCGCCCGAAACGCTGGATCGCACAGCGCTGGGACGGCGGAATGTCGAAATGCCTGTAAACCTGGAAGCCTCTCTGCGGGTGGGCAGCAAGCTGGGCGGGCATTTTGTGACGGGGCACGTAGACGGGGCGGGCTACTTAGAATCCGCTGTCCCTACGGAAACCTCCTGGGAGATGCGGTTTTCGGTGCGCGATCGCCGCGTGGCTCGCTACATTGTGCCCAAGGGCAGCATTGCGGTCAACGGCATCAGCCTGACGGTGGCCGATTGCGACGCGGCAGGCAGTTGGTTCACCGTGGCAGTGATCCCGCTGACCTATGCTGAAACGAACTTGCAGCACCTTAAGCCGGGCGATCGCGTCAACCTAGAAGGCGACATCCTGGGCAAGTACGTCGAAAAGTTTCTCCGGTTGGGAGATGCCACCCCATTCGAGGCTCAGGGATTCGAGGCTCAGGGAACAGAAGATGCGTTACCTGATTCGCTCACGCCTGCTTTTTTGGCAGAACACGGCTACTTATAG
- the proB gene encoding glutamate 5-kinase translates to MTQTVSQPGSQPGSQPVSQSAMQTIVVKIGTSSLTQPETGYLAIATIAKLVEALCQLRRQGHQVILVSSGAVGVGCARLGMTERPRTIAMKQAVAAVGQGRLMRVYDDFFSSLDQPIAQVLLTRSDLVQRSRYVNAYRTFRQLLKLGVIPIVNENDTLAVEELKFGDNDTLSALVASLVEADWLFLLTDVDRLYSADPRYHPEAQPISLVDDIAALAEQVEVGDRGTSWGTGGMVTKISAAKIATAAGVRTVITEGRSPDNIAQILAGAALGTQFEPENQPFNARKRWIAHGLVPAGKLYLDKGAVNAIRQAGKSLLAAGIAEVEGEFQPQDAVQLCDQSGQEIARGIVNYSSAELQQIRGRHSDDIPKILGYAGAETVVHRDNLVLSN, encoded by the coding sequence ATGACTCAAACGGTTTCCCAGCCCGGTTCCCAGCCCGGTTCCCAGCCAGTTTCCCAGTCTGCAATGCAGACAATCGTGGTGAAAATTGGCACCTCCAGTCTGACGCAGCCCGAAACCGGATACCTGGCGATCGCCACCATTGCCAAGCTGGTTGAGGCGCTGTGTCAACTGCGGCGACAGGGGCATCAGGTGATCCTCGTCTCCTCTGGAGCGGTGGGCGTGGGCTGTGCGCGACTGGGAATGACAGAACGCCCTCGCACCATTGCCATGAAGCAGGCCGTGGCAGCCGTGGGGCAGGGGCGGCTAATGCGGGTGTATGATGACTTTTTTTCTTCGCTGGATCAGCCCATTGCCCAGGTGTTGCTGACCCGCAGCGACTTGGTGCAGCGCAGCCGCTATGTCAATGCCTATCGCACCTTTCGGCAATTGCTGAAGCTAGGCGTAATCCCGATCGTGAACGAAAACGACACGCTGGCCGTCGAGGAACTCAAGTTCGGCGACAACGATACGCTGTCGGCGCTGGTGGCGAGTTTGGTAGAAGCAGACTGGCTGTTTTTGCTGACGGATGTGGATCGGCTCTATTCCGCTGATCCACGCTATCACCCAGAGGCGCAGCCCATCAGCCTGGTGGACGACATTGCCGCGCTGGCAGAACAGGTAGAGGTGGGCGATCGCGGCACCAGTTGGGGCACGGGCGGCATGGTGACGAAGATCTCGGCGGCGAAGATTGCGACGGCGGCGGGCGTGCGGACGGTGATTACCGAAGGGCGATCGCCCGACAATATTGCCCAAATCCTCGCCGGAGCCGCCCTCGGCACTCAGTTTGAGCCAGAAAACCAGCCCTTTAATGCCCGCAAGCGCTGGATTGCCCACGGGCTGGTTCCTGCGGGCAAGCTCTATCTAGACAAAGGCGCAGTCAACGCCATTCGACAGGCAGGCAAATCGCTGTTGGCGGCGGGCATCGCCGAAGTGGAGGGCGAATTTCAGCCCCAGGACGCAGTGCAGCTCTGCGACCAGAGCGGTCAGGAAATCGCCCGTGGCATCGTCAACTACAGCAGCGCGGAACTCCAGCAAATTCGCGGTCGCCACTCCGACGACATTCCCAAAATCCTGGGTTATGCAGGCGCAGAAACCGTGGTGCATCGCGACAACCTGGTGCTGAGTAATTAG